A DNA window from Candidatus Poribacteria bacterium contains the following coding sequences:
- a CDS encoding PIN domain-containing protein: MTNHFSTLINRSIFVDANVILYHLGGLSDDATSLLEMGEKKRIRLITSLRVMDEVFFKYALASAAKRYGWKSKILERLRKDKGKAKEIADDMELLKELFDIFDVVEPARSDLLRIIDIQREYGLIGNDALTVALMRRYNLRYIATADSDFQAVPWIRIVEGDWLGECFRRG, encoded by the coding sequence ATGACGAATCACTTTTCTACCTTGATTAATAGGTCCATCTTCGTGGATGCAAACGTGATCCTTTATCATCTCGGCGGGCTTTCGGATGATGCCACCTCTTTGCTTGAGATGGGGGAGAAAAAGCGTATCCGCCTTATCACCTCACTCAGGGTCATGGATGAGGTGTTTTTCAAGTATGCCTTGGCATCCGCCGCTAAAAGGTATGGGTGGAAAAGCAAAATACTTGAAAGACTTAGAAAGGATAAGGGGAAGGCCAAGGAGATCGCCGATGATATGGAGTTGCTGAAGGAACTATTCGATATCTTTGACGTCGTTGAACCTGCCAGATCGGATCTCCTGAGGATTATAGATATTCAGAGGGAGTACGGATTAATTGGGAATGATGCCCTTACGGTTGCCCTTATGAGACGGTACAACCTACGTTATATAGCCACAGCGGACTCGGATTTCCAGGCCGTCCCCTGGATAAGGATCGTTGAGGGCGATTGGCTTGGAGAATGTTTTCGGCGGGGTTGA